The following is a genomic window from Nymphalis io chromosome 23, ilAglIoxx1.1, whole genome shotgun sequence.
tattaattgcgccggaagctgacaagcagaaggcgccataaaatgttccaagtataaacaaatatgaatcaactatttatttgattatgaaattactaattaaattgttaaacagaagttttaacttacaaataatcatcaagatgtacccgaactagccgtatatgtaggaccggaagtattaattgataacattcgGCCATCCTGTGTATGCCGTGTCCCACGGCGATCAGCGCTGCTATTGGCGCCTGGTTTGTCGCTGCTGTACGGCACCTGAAGTTGACATGTCTAAGCCGTAATTAAATCTTGTATTACCTAATTTAAgtatacaacttttatttatccTAGATAACACAACTTTTATTCGTCCTCCTTCACACAGTCTTCGTTTGTCTTAGCTCACagagtttttatttatcctatatcacacagtttttatttatcctccatcacacagcttttatttgatctacatcacacagcttcaatttatcctacatcacacagcttttatttgtcctacatcacacagcttttatttgtcctacatcacacagcttttatttgttctacatcacacagctttaatttatcctacatcacacagcttttatttgttctacatcacacagcttcaaTGAGATCTTGAATCTTTtcatttacaatttcattttccTTATGAGAGAGTCGATAAGGCTTGCAATAGACAGGCTCCTCAGTTTTGGTTTGAATATGCATTTCCAGTACATCTGTACATCCTAAATCTTTTGTATTTTTGGCAAATaaatatctgtatttattcagTAACCGTAACAGTTGACTGCAATCATCCCTTTCTAAATCGCCTACATCTATATCAGATAATTGCAATTCCTCGTTAGTGGATTGGTCAAGTATCATAATATCCGTACTACTTTGTAAACTGTCATGTTTATCAGTAACAATTTCCGCGCGTGCTATTAGTCTATTCGGTTCCCATTCAATAACTTCGTTtccgatattaattatttttaaaaaacaatcttTCGACCTTACAAGTCCCCCTAAAATTACATAGGACATACAGCCTAACTCAACATATACAGAACTCACAAGATATGTTTCATTACTATTAGTATCCAGATAAAGTTGCACCAAAGCAGCACTTTGTTGTGGTATTATACAACTGTGTCTCAAATACACTGGAAATTTTGTTACAAAGTCTGTATCACATAGTTTTATATCGCTAAGAGTACTATTAAAAGTATCACTACTACCAATAAATTTAACAGaattttgtgatataattaaaCTGATATTAGGTTGATTTATCATTGATTGTCcgattattaaatctatatcaGCTATATCGTAATTGGTTAATTCTACGAATCCACTTAGAACAACATTGTCTATGTGAACATCCATGTGGGATGTTCCCAAAGAGGTCGAATGTGCACCTCCAAAACCTCTCATTGTAACAACGGACggctgaatttttaattttagcttatCAGCATATGCCATAgtgagaatatttaatttgctgCCCGTATCTATGTATGCGATGAGActacaaccattaattgctactacctttttatacaaatctatgtatatgttgtatgttgtaaataaaacatcacttACTTTTTGGTGTGAAGAGCTGGCCGCATGCCAGCAGCTGGCAGACGTGTGACCCGGGCGATGGCACACCTCGCAGCGTGGCACCTTGCAGTCCTTTGCTTCATGACCTTCTCTTCGACAGGCGTAACATTTCTTCGGTTGAAAGTCACTCCCTCTTGCAATTGTAGCAATGGCGTCCGCTCTTCGCCACGTGGTAGTCGGTCGCGGATGGCTGGCTTCAATTTGTCTGTAGTTTTCCAATGACGACAAATACCCGTAGTATAGTTGCTGTGGTGTACTGCATTGGAAAGCTTTCGCGTTGGCTCTTATTTCCATGGGTAGACCGCGAATTATGCACGAAATTGCAGACTCGCCAatgatattgcatttttttcaataaggAAACCTTCTCGtggaaatattttgtcatagtTTCCGTATTCGTTTTCTTTCTAGCAAGCATAGATTCAAGTAGATCCACAAAGTCAGTAGAACGTGGGAACGCGGTCCCTAAAGCGTCCTTCCACTCCATCCATGTGAGGTCATAGTCATCCAGATCGTCATACCAGTCTCTAGCCGACCCTCGACGACGTATCTGCATGATGAACTGTCGATCTTTGTTGTCCCATCCGTACACGTCGCCCAATTGGTCGATTTTATGCAACCATCCCTTGACGTTGCTAGATTTTTCATCCGGTCGGAATGTTGGAATAACCTCCGCATCGGTTTGGGTGACACGCCGCTTCTTATATCGCCTGTGTTTCTCCAAGATCTCTTCGTCATCggatgaagaaaaaaaacttgatgATTCGTCGCTGTCGAGTACAGCGTTCTCGCAGCGTCTCCTTTTCTTCGTACCAAGTCCGTCAATATATGGGCCAGACATTATCCCACTTCTGAAGTATAaaaggtggattaccagggtggcggcgaaaatgacgatacgttatataagaaaacacttgtaatgctcgttacaacggttacaataccaatgcccgatatatttaaactggcgatatttatacaaaaacatcttgacctaatttaatactaaatttacaaacttaaaagataatattaaacattgtttattttaattattctaatgattatttacggacaaatattatttaataatacaggattatgtaacattaaatattaaagattaatatattacaccggaagttgataagcagcagataacctagccagaCCAGTAAAATAAgagcttaatccttacattatacataataaaacaaaattattatagcattgattaatcgacataatttgagaaaatataaataaacaataagcactatttattaattgcgccggaagctgacaagcagaaggcgccataaaatgttccaagtataaacaaatatgaatcaactatttatttgattatgaaattactaattaaattgttaaacagaagttttaacttacaaataatcatcaagatgtacccgaactagccgtatatgtaggaccggaagtattaattgataacaatatattgtttgtacatttcgtatattggtttttatattcagattgtatagaaaattatactaacggagggttacctacgtcatctactttgtaaaacCTATTTGAGAGGTTCGTGTTACTaaaccgtaagtaaaacacgtattcgtttagtcgaggcatattatttgttatttgagtagtgtttaatcgattcttcgtttaattccagtctttgtatcaaaaccgtgccacgtgcaatcaaagtcatatattgccttatttctacatatttaaacaccCCTGAGGCGAGttgatgcataaattacattatataatcaaCATACCACGtggttcattatttatttttatcaatttcttcatattttattcaaaaagtgaacatagactttgtcaatgtactaggtgacctgggtcgaatcctaatgtgattcgaattgcttaaaagcttttttttcattaatttaagtatagttcttgctttctaatattattttattgctaattaagcaataattttccaCGTTTTGACActaaaagttaactttaataacctTAATTGTCTAGGTTATTACTTGGTttgattaacttatttttctttgtacctgtgtctagggcattcttaggaccttcttagtatttatgcaagataggtaataagttgttttgttcacagagagtgttttttttctataattttatatatcctttgtatattgcattacaaagtaatattatatttttcggtGGACTCCACCGAGGAATTGCTGCTGATTTGTagctgttggaggctctgctgttttgtggAAGGGAGGCTGCTTGTCCGGTGACCTGGTGTTGCTGCTGGTGCTTTTtgctgcttcgcactgcttttatttatttgttcactcATTGTTACAATGCGTTCAGGgattgcactatcctgcttatttatttatttaagtctatcacttaattttaaccgatgccaactTACCGCTtactcacttataatattttattgtattaatattaacttaattgaccagatactgtcaacggCCATCCCtgattttatgttgtaaattctataattaaaattttataatgtttatgacgagttttattaatgtaacggtctTGGTGGAACGAACCCCGTACACACGAGAACCCCGTGACACTGTCTATCACTCTATCCCTACAAAATAGCACATTCATTACCTTTAGTTAATCTACATATTACTTATTGTCCGATTTATTTTAGATGGGTCGAACTCTGGGACAACATTAGAACTTGAAAAGTGTTCCTTAATGTAACTACCATTTATACTCTGAATAATATcggtaaattttgtaattaactcACTCACTGAATCCATCCACCTTCCACGAGTTCGAGATCTTTTCATGTTGCTGGTCTCGGTGAATGATGTCACTCCCTGCTGACATGACGCGTTCTGTGACCGCTACAACGGTCTCGGTCCCGGCTCCGGCGGCGACTGCGACTTCAACTTCGATTTCGAGGTTCGATTTCTCACGGTAATCTTCTTTGTCGATTGCGGCGCGGTGGCGTGCAAACAGTTCTGCTACAGGCCTCCCTGCTTCGATGTCGTTTGGCAATACTTAGTACGGGAGATCTTGACCGAGGATTTTGTTCCATTGAATCGTTGATTATTCttgctgaaatatttaaaaatattcggacataatttgttacataataaCACGATGAAAGGTACGCAACGGATTCGCTCGTGAAGATCCCGCTTCTGAATTTGTAAACAtc
Proteins encoded in this region:
- the LOC126777477 gene encoding uncharacterized protein LOC126777477 yields the protein MRRLFQHSDRMKNLATSRDGCIKSTNWATCTDGTTKIDSSSCRYVVEGRLETVQYTTATILRPAIRDRLPRGEERTPLLQLQEGVTFNRRNVTPVEEKVMKQRTARCHAARCAIARVTRLPAAGMRPALHTKKCRTAATNQAPIAALIAVGHGIHRMAECYQLILPVLHIRLVRVHSDQESSWSTVVKKGRKGKKPSPTAVVPTTASPIEPIAPQAPKPKLATTRTAAVIVTLQPDWTVDLRLTSLDDSVTREKLIAAVARKGS